A genome region from Oncorhynchus masou masou isolate Uvic2021 chromosome 14, UVic_Omas_1.1, whole genome shotgun sequence includes the following:
- the LOC135554213 gene encoding interferon-induced very large GTPase 1-like isoform X3: METGENKEMETETEDALDPSSECTYQGEEHQLFLQLEPEALDITDIESQHSDQRDDKTTKTDEEKTEITTISSNFPQSSKIDIENESEDLVDPCDESLIPTCTIPSAHQDQDTMVHLDHVADPHILINMDNVGTVSRKSLEPEALDITDSESQHSDQQDDKTTKTDEEKTAITTSSNFAQSIPDDLPEDGVANKEKGEEKILEEIRGSLIEKNFPENIQLAKVEELMCRLQLQDKYQDKLTTADFLNIGSSAQHQHEPQTENKLAHTFLQRLLMLDYRARYIPVRDENSEMHDTNDNRNDNAETEESAFDALFNKSTVSGDLKRNTHVHPMDVQMAVFHCSDSFLRQFMVTKLSLCQYALPLLVPNPFTKEIECPLWTFRQIRKTWKSTNDSNIVTSQSMPIYKAETPMVSFFRLGSVSSSKSQLMSNLINQRHSTFFHRHCPGSSKTCLLMDGVVEIAWYCPAGKPNDIFTDCVAFCNLHGDAIAKEIQRDRLIEKASVNVILLPSLGKGDKSMAIVQELFKSSKPLICLLTEEDSVATEIKKGKYKMGLRDRNQSDVSEELKRIIRNNLSRPCCSFKLEDMAEYSGFRVDEDDEDCQVGKTNALQITDLLKEMELSKIKEEFLPCQGRLWHDWCQKNKDLYRLQGNLEMERSKIQHEMMQIRHHQHQVAFTELMQMFITSLRCLGEKEKSYFLKWVGILLDDLSSGELSDLHHKYDEKWSEVLALKKKHDKSEQLKMRQMELEKISEKLQAATFGFEHILREMGQIYEAHASVARQSKGESEVTVSYLPELAAELMISGHPMELMDGDAAHVPLTWINGVLDEVIKKLGDQRVFVLSILGIQSTGKSTMLNAMFGLQFAVSAGRCTRGAFMQLVKVTEEMKDDFRFDYVLVVDTEGLRALELAGKATVHHDNELATFVIGLGNMTLINIFGENPAEMQDIIQIAVQAFMRMKKVNLSPSCVFVHQNVGDITAGEKNMEGKRRLQDKLDEMTQLAAKEEDSNAECFSDVIAFDIQRDVKYFSQLWEGSPPMAPPNPCYSENVQELRKTILSKTSRSFGMTLSQFKSSIQDLWNALLNENFVFSFKNTLEIAVYRKLEIQYGKWIWALRSAMLTIENQLHNRIENGKLHRVERHYLVEEMRKTREEVDKSMEKYFDEDRDKEMLIQWRGRFQTKMCEFDDELVKGAKRKLEEVIQQRDARKKLDDKKTQYENKLFQKSKELASKLKDKAKDEKQLENEFNTLWGVWVAELTNDTPSIMDINIVDDVTCILGEIGYELSLVHDRKSSGMYREICTLGSYSNYAIVSKHQDLYNDDQHSRDAQRKPNNDQLKKNNVWGAFKSFLGFKSPENKTIDQIGPSNILTYTDQELIRAFTNDVDKQSQKIIETKPIEKMGYNDSYMQEIATHVKESVKEFESKIRKYAFKKEFTIDLSLHVCELAGSKLADSHSKFRSNNDALTYLEQKRPQYNKIFKRYCKGSSSAAVLGELICNTLKESIVQAVYDQTAIDLAGEMQLSHPPFSGNRSNMEKHILISLAEKENFDKFMTYIHNPRKHFVKFIRGDVEKYMLTERSKVLALIEGNITAKEQRVSHAVHTATKTVKNKNGDTNMWLRELSSALKDELKFAENHFSDFCDITDFDFLEEEVRKDLANRIIEINRSLSNVSLLDMKQFRERPDEILIKHFCDCCWVQCPFCKAICTNTMEGHKPIDHNVPFHRPIGIKGIHFKNTVEFSIDFCTTSVASNGRFYPSHESVDTYLWKEYRKAGPRFADWSITPDLSELPYWKWFVCRFQEDLERYYDLKFQGRGEIPIEWRKLTKQQAIESLK, from the exons ATGGAGACTGGAGAAAATAAGGAAatggagacagagactgaggacGCACTGGATCCGTCGTCTGAGTGCACATATCAAGGAGAAGAACAT CAACTATTTCTACAGTTGGAGCCTGAGGCCCTTGACATCACAGACATTGAGAGTCAACACAGCGACCAACGGGATGACAAGACAACCAAGACTGATGAAGAAAAGACAGAAATCACAACAATTTCTTCTAATTTCCCACAAAGCAGTAAGATAG ACATTGAAAACGAAAGTGAGGATTTGGTGGATCCATGTGATGAAAGTTTAATACCCACTTGCACAATTCCTTCGGCTCATCAAGATCAAGATACCATGGTTCACCTGGATCACGTTGCTGACCCCCACATTTTAATCAACATGGATAATGTTGGCACAGTGAGCAGAAAATCT TTGGAGCCTGAGGCCCTTGACATCACAGACAGTGAGAGTCAACACAGCGACCAACAGGATGACAAGACAACCAAGACTGATGAAGAAAAGACAGCAATCACAACGTCTTCTAATTTTGCACAAAGCA TTCCAGATGACTTGCCTGAAGATGGTGTTGCAAACAAAGAAAAG GGAGAAGAAAAGATACTTGAAGAAATCCGCGGGAGTTTAATTGAAAAAAACTTCCCAGAAAATATACAACTAGCAAAAGTAGAAGAGCTCATGTGTAGACTTCAACTTCAAGATAAATATCAAGATAAGTTGACAACTGCAGACTTCCTGAACATTGGCTCTTCTGCTCAACATCAACATGAACCCCAAACAGAGAACAAACTTGCTCATACTTTCCTACAAAGGTTATTGATGCTGGACTACAGAGCCAGGTACATTCCTGTAAGAGATGAGAATAGTGAGATGCATGACACAAATGACAACAGAAATGATAATGCAGAAACAGAAGAAAGTGCCTTTGATGCCCTTTTCAACAAGAGCACAGTCTCTGGTGATTTAAAGAGGAACACGCATGTTCACCCAATGGACGTCCAGATGGCAGTGTTTCACTGTTCAGACAGTTTCCTTCGGCAGTTCATGGTCACAAAGCTGTCCTTGTGTCAGTATGCCTTGCCTTTGCTTGTGCCAAATCCATTCACCAAAGAGATTGAATGCCCTTTGTGGACATTTCGACAAATCAGAAAAACCTGGAAGTCCACCAATGATTCTAATATAGTCACCAGCCAAAGTATGCCTATTTACAAGGCAGAAACACCAATGGTGTCATTCTTTAGGCTTGGTTCTGTGTCCTCATCAAAATCTCAGCTGATGAGCAACTTGATCAACCAACGTCACAGCACATTCTTCCACAGACACTGTCCAGGAAGCAGTAAAACCTGCCTCCTAATGGATGGGGTGGTAGAGATTGCATGGTACTGTCCTGCTGGAAAGCCCAATGATATTTTCACTGATTGTGTTGCATTCTGTAATCTCCATGGTGACGCAATTGCGAAAGAAATTCAGCGTGACAGACTGATTGAAAAAGCCTCAGTCAATGTTATCCTTTTACCAAGTCTTGGAAAAGGCGACAAAAGTATGGCAATCGTGCAGGAGTTGTTCAAGTCTTCTAAACCTCTGATATGTCTGCTCACTGAAGAGGATTCTGTTGCAACTGAAATTAAAAAGGGAAAGTACAAAATGGGTTTGAGAGACAGAAATCAGTCAGATGTGTCTGAGGAACTAAAAAGGATCATTAGAAATAATTTGTCAAGACCATGTTGCTCCTTCAAACTTGAGGACATGGCAGAGTACTCAGGGTTTAGAGTAGATGAGGATGATGAAGATTGCCAAGTAGGGAAGACTAATGCTCTGCAGATAACGGATCTGCTTAAGGAAATGGAACTGTCCAAGATCAAAGAAGAATTTCTTCCATGTCAAGGTAGGCTGTGGCATGATTGGTGTCAAAAAAATAAAGACCTTTATCGTCTCCAAGGGAATCTAGAGATGGAAAGAAGTAAAATACAACATGAAATGATGCAAATTCGACACCATCAACATCAAGTTGCCTTTACTGAACTCATGCAGATGTTTATCACAAGTCTACGATGTCTGGGAGAAAAAGAAAAATCATATTTCCTCAAGTGGGTAGGGATACTACTGGATGACCTGTCCTCAGGTGAGCTCTCAGACCTTCATCACAAATATGATGAAAAGTGGTCCGAAGTCCTGGCTTTGAAAAAGAAgcatgataaatcagagcaactGAAAATGAGACAAATGGAGCTGGAAAAAATATCAGAGAAGCTGCAAGCAGCAACCTTCGGATTTGAACACATTCTGAGGGAAATGGGACAGATCTATGAAGCCCATGCATCTGTGGCCAGGCAAAGCAAAGGAGAAAGTGAGGTGACCGTGTCTTACCTTCCAGAGCTTGCGGCAGAACTTATGATATCGGGACACCCAATGGAACTAATGGATGGTGACGCAGCTCATGTGCCACTGACGTGGATTAATGGGGTTTTAGATGAAGTTATCAAGAAACTAGGAGATCAGAGAGTTTTTGTTTTGTCCATTTTGGGAATCCAGAGCACTGGGAAATCTACAATGCTGAATGCAATGTTTGGACTGCAATTCGCAGTAAGTGCTGGAAGGTGTACCAGAGGTGCTTTCATGCAACTGGTGAAAGTGACCGAGGAGATGAAAGATGACTTTAGGTTTGACTATGTTCTTGTTGTTGACACTGAGGGACTTCGAGCTTTAGAGTTGGCAGGAAAGGCAACAGTGCACCATGACAATGAACTTGCAACTTTTGTCATTGGCCTTGGAAACATGACCTTGATCAACATATTTGGAGAGAATCCTGCTGAGATGCAGGACATCATTCAGATAGCTGTTCAGGCCTTCATGAGGATGAAGAAAGTTAATCTGTCTCCaagttgtgtgtttgtgcaccAGAATGTTGGAGACATCACGGCTGGAGAGAAAAACATGGAGGGAAAGAGGCGCTTACAGGACAAACTAGACGAGATGACCCAGTTAGCTGCCAAAGAAGAGGACAGTAATGCAGAGTGTTTCAGCGATGTCATTGCATTTGACATACAAAGAGATGTGAAATATTTTTCCCAGCTGTGGGAGGGCAGCCCACCCATGGCCCCACCAAACCCATGCTACAGTGAGAATGTCCAGGAGCTAAGGAAAACAATCCTCTCTAAAACATCGAGGTCTTTTGGCATGACATTATCACAGTTCAAAAGCAGTATCCAAGACCTTTGGAATGCACTGCTGAATGAAAACTTTGTGTTCAGCTTCAAAAACACACTAGAAATTGCAGTTTACAGAAAACTTGAGATTCAGTATGGAAAATGGATCTGGGCTCTCAGGAGTGCCATGCTAACCATTGAAAATCAACTGCATAATCGAATCGAAAATGGAAAACTTCACAGGGTTGAGAGACATTACCTTGTTGAAGAAATGAGAAAGACTCGTGAAGAAGTGGACAAATCAATGGAAAAGTACTTTGATGAAGACAGAGATAAAGAAATGTTGATTCAGTGGCGAGGGAGATTTCAAACCAAAATGTGTGAGTTTGATGATGAACTTGTGAAGGGAGCAAAAAGAAAGTTAGAGGAGGTTATTCAGCAGAGGGATGCGCGCAAAAAGCTGGATGACAAGAAGACACAGTATGAAAACAAGCTCTTCCAAAAGAGCAAAGAACTTGCCTCAAAACTGAAGGACAAGGCAAAGGATGAAAAACAACTTGAGAATGAATTCAATACTCTTTGGGGGGTGTGGGTTGCCGAGTTGACCAATGACACACCTTCCATTATGGACATAAACATTGTGGATGATGTGACTTGTATCCTTGGAGAGATAGGTTATGAATTGTCTCTTGTACATGATCGGAAAAGTTCCGGAATGTACCGTGAGATTTGTACCTTGGGGAGTTATTCGAACTATGCAATTGTATCCAAGCACCAAGATCTTTATAACGACGATCAGCACTCAAGAGATGCTCAAAGGAAGCCAAACAATGACCAATTGAAGAAAAATAATGTGTGGGGTGCTTTTAAGAGTTTTTTGGGGTTTAAGTCTCCAGAGAACAAGACAATTGACCAGATTGGTCCAAGCAACATTCTAACATACACAGATCAGGAATTGATAAGAGCATTCACCAATGATGTTGACAAACAAAGCCAGAAGATAATCGAGACAAAGCCCATAGAAAAGATGGGATACAATGACAGTTACATGCAAGAAATAGCAACTCATGTCAAAGAAAGCGTGAAGGAATTTGAATCAAAGATTAGAAAATATGCATTCAAAAAGGAGTTTACGATTGATCTTTCACTTCATGTGTGTGAGCTTGCAGGAAGTAAGTTAGCAGATTCCCATAGCAAATTCAGAAGCAACAATGATGCCCTTACTTACCTGGAGCAGAAGAGGCCACAGTACAACAAGATTTTCAAGAGATACTGCAAAGGTTCCTCATCTGCAGCTGTGCTTGGTGAGTTAATTTGCAACACACTGAAAGAATCGATTGTACAGGCGGTCTATGACCAGACGGCCATTGACTTAGCTGGAGAAATGCAATTAAGTCACCCACCATTCAGTGGAAACAGGTCTAACATGGAGAAACACATCCTGATTTCACTGGCGGAGAAGGAGAACTTTGACAAGTTCATGACCTACATTCACAACCCAAGGAAACACTTTGTGAAATTTATtagaggggatgtagagaaatACATGCTCACAGAAAGGTCCAAAGTCCTTGCCTTGATTGAAGGGAACATAACAGCTAAAGAGCAGCGTGTGAGCCATGCAGTGCATACAGCAACAAAGACGGTCAAAAACAAGAATGGAGACACCAACATGTGGCTTAGAGAGCTTTCCAGTGCTCTAAAAGATGAGCTGAAATTTGCTGAGAATCATTTCAGTGATTTCTGTGACATAACTGACTTTGACTTCCTCGAAGAAGAGGTAAGGAAAGATCTTGCCAACAGAATCATAGAGATCAACAGAAGCCTCAGCAATGTATCACTCCTGGACATGAAGCAGTTCAGGGAGAGGCCAGATGAGATTCTGATCAAACACTTTTGTGATTGCTGCTGGGTACAGTGCCCCTTCTGTAAAGCCATCTGCACAAACACCATGGAGGGGCACAAACCGATTGATCACAATGTCCCTTTTCATCGCCCTATAGGAATCAAAGGGATACACTTCAAAAACACAGTAGAATTTAGCATTGATTTTTGTACAACTTCAGTAGCAAGTAATGGCCGGTTTTACCCATCCCATGAATCAGTGGATACATATCTTTGGAAAGAATACAGAAAAGCTGGCCCAAGATTTGCTGATTGGAGCATCACACCAGACCTCTCTGAACTTCCGTACTGGAAGTGGTTTGTTTGTCGATTTCAAGAAGATCTGGAAAGGTATTATGACCTAAAATTCCAGGGCAGAGGTGAAATTCCAATAGAATGGAGGAAGCTCACAAAACAGCAAGCTATTGAAAGCTTAAAGTAA